The Snodgrassella alvi wkB2 genome window below encodes:
- a CDS encoding DUF4810 domain-containing protein, with protein sequence MKKIITTAIATLILAVCAHQSQSATLYYWGDYHKLQYQALDGKTSLEEQIAGMEKYFIDAASHHSKPAPGAHAHLGMLYAQAGNRAGAKAQFEKEKAAFPESATYMNFLLKNIDKDKS encoded by the coding sequence ATGAAAAAAATAATAACAACCGCCATCGCGACCCTGATACTGGCTGTATGCGCTCATCAGAGTCAGTCTGCCACACTTTACTACTGGGGTGATTATCACAAACTGCAATATCAGGCACTGGACGGTAAAACCTCACTGGAAGAACAGATTGCCGGTATGGAAAAATATTTTATTGATGCCGCCAGTCATCACAGTAAGCCGGCACCGGGAGCCCATGCACATCTGGGGATGCTGTATGCACAGGCCGGCAACCGCGCCGGTGCTAAAGCTCAGTTTGAAAAAGAAAAAGCCGCTTTTCCCGAATCAGCAACTTATATGAACTTCCTGTTAAAAAATATTGACAAAGATAAATCATAA
- a CDS encoding DUF799 domain-containing protein, producing the protein MRFFKLLLSLAVTTLLFACSTSHYQPQPHDYSKFRQSDPHSILVLLPTSSSVDTKAPYAVLAQTTQPLAESGYYVFPVALVNETFKDNGLNDGAEIQAIDINKIRQIYNPDAILYLNVKDYGTKYKVISSVTTVTVEAKLIDAKNGSIIWSGEKNITIDSSNNSNNDIFSLMVNAVITQISNKVSDKAYIVAGAVDTGLLSAEETNGILFGPYNPGYKKPVIPVESVN; encoded by the coding sequence ATGCGCTTTTTCAAATTACTGCTTTCTCTGGCGGTTACTACTTTACTTTTCGCCTGTTCCACCTCTCATTACCAGCCACAGCCGCATGATTACAGCAAATTCCGGCAAAGTGATCCGCATTCTATTCTGGTATTACTGCCCACCAGCTCCTCAGTTGATACAAAAGCACCATATGCTGTATTAGCTCAGACAACACAACCATTAGCTGAATCAGGTTATTATGTCTTTCCTGTAGCTCTGGTTAATGAAACATTTAAAGACAATGGTCTGAATGATGGAGCTGAAATTCAGGCAATAGACATAAACAAAATCAGACAGATTTACAATCCTGATGCCATCCTCTACTTAAACGTAAAAGACTATGGCACAAAATACAAAGTAATTAGTAGCGTTACCACAGTTACCGTAGAAGCCAAACTGATAGATGCTAAAAACGGTTCGATTATCTGGAGCGGAGAAAAAAATATCACCATAGATTCCAGTAATAATAGCAACAATGACATTTTTTCACTGATGGTCAATGCCGTGATTACACAGATTTCAAATAAAGTCTCCGATAAAGCTTATATCGTTGCCGGTGCAGTAGATACCGGTTTACTGTCAGCTGAGGAAACTAATGGCATACTCTTCGGACCTTACAACCCCGGATATAAAAAACCGGTTATCCCCGTTGAATCCGTAAATTAA
- a CDS encoding pseudouridine synthase, which produces MTTTEQNEAQRLSKRMAQLGLCSRREADNYIEKGWVKVNGKTAVLGQKVFNSDRIDLDRQAHRQQAERVTILLNKPVGFVSAQPEKGYRAAVELITEANHWQEDKSRIQFQPEHTRHLAPAGRLDIDSVGLLVLTQDGRIAKQLIGENSGIEKEYLVRVTGKLSESGLALLNHGLSLDGEKLRPAKVSWQNQDQLRFILKQGKKRQIRRMCELVGLRVTGLKRVRMGKIKLGALPPGQWRYLSPQEKF; this is translated from the coding sequence ATGACAACTACAGAACAAAACGAAGCTCAGCGTCTGTCAAAGCGCATGGCGCAACTGGGTTTATGCTCACGCCGTGAAGCAGACAACTATATTGAAAAGGGCTGGGTAAAAGTTAATGGTAAAACTGCCGTACTTGGGCAAAAAGTTTTTAATAGTGATCGCATCGACCTCGACCGGCAGGCGCACCGTCAGCAAGCCGAACGCGTTACCATTCTACTGAATAAGCCAGTAGGCTTTGTCAGCGCGCAGCCGGAAAAAGGTTATCGTGCGGCCGTTGAGCTGATTACCGAAGCCAACCACTGGCAGGAAGACAAAAGCCGGATTCAGTTTCAGCCGGAGCATACACGCCATCTGGCGCCGGCCGGCCGTCTGGATATCGATTCAGTAGGCTTGCTGGTACTCACTCAGGACGGGCGTATTGCCAAGCAGCTGATCGGTGAAAATAGTGGTATCGAAAAAGAATATCTCGTACGCGTAACCGGTAAACTGAGTGAAAGCGGTCTGGCTCTGCTGAACCACGGATTAAGTCTTGACGGTGAAAAACTGCGGCCGGCTAAAGTCAGCTGGCAAAATCAGGATCAGCTGCGTTTTATACTTAAACAAGGTAAAAAACGCCAAATCAGGCGCATGTGTGAACTGGTAGGCTTACGTGTAACCGGTCTGAAACGGGTACGCATGGGTAAAATCAAACTGGGTGCCCTGCCACCGGGACAATGGCGTTATTTAAGCCCGCAGGAAAAATTCTGA
- a CDS encoding SIR2 family protein codes for MTERDITKITDYPLIQKLAQALWQSEDYGHGVAIMVGAGFSRSAATTQDINKKMPIWANLAKKIAEELGEEEHTDALRLAQMYQDYFGKQTLYDLLKNEIDDEIWQPAELYQQLLTLPWTEVLTTNWDTLLERAARDIHEPIYDIVNKQEDLACCHSPRIVKLHGTINLSSDLIFTQEDYRHYPKKYGIFVNFVRQVFVENELCLIGFSGDDPNFLQWIGWVRDNLQSNARRIYLVGALNLSSAKRKYLESLNVAPIDLFELVADIDNRDLKHKTAIELFLTQLSNLEVKKVWDWLPKQFDEIIKLYSRNQGEIKIDEALSALRKDRESYPEWIICPNPLRVYVEMQINKFWFFIPDIFKQQVNIRNQLLYELVWRYGIIFNFNINKNIRTILLEICEPDVNSGLSVKQHLEIALYLLKCTRFIKEDSDQQEIIDKTARILRENSRYWSEGLVELYYHQILVARDKLNYPLMEELVNTIQGVDPIWKLRKAFILSEIACYEESIGLIDEAYTELVLGYRNNRNSIFILSRLAWAHMLKSITDRVQHKHKTLIFSGSKYSQQNCNPYDIIDYLEAKLSESIKYKKQPTYVESFDSGKIIENSPTLKFNSVIEIPPAILFDNICNIVGLSIQWPNLIYIKKILIDMVNLVETNYWMKFFLLIKISDNSEFEQLEKIYNRITIAQLTYDEVDKIVKCCSEAVEYWKNKIIKEYGNNNKIEYLINYLSNFIKILARFQLRLSSEEAKKYYRLALDLYKNNWPFYMIFENSISDLLNYSLQSIPTKQHHELLTEALQFPINNKLLNPIIQHPGKRKADNQLDYAINELIKYINYSSRINLKIVDRILPLINNKFLYENEEKQLILNLYGKNPDYQDLLHHNNIFCPDFFLKIPPRKNIEQVYSLIIDMVFTVPPSDDLDFLEKLLIILLWQKKELKPDIKIIIEYFDYFTGWEYDEQQNKEKMLISVSEFVNLKKKIKLECIGCILYYLVQYFPKEYLNKDNFEKFYSFYIENNGFLEKYYTIRTFVPFVLNNSQLDKEVIDIIKMGLRSKNELVVCDAAKAILEWGNKLSDRIVIRPLINKLINHVESVKLVGIVNILPVINEMLNQGWLTNDDINILIENLPEIYNECDYRYITDNNTIEISLFPTIRARCVKLARDILKRSNQLNLDLQDILEEAKNDALPEVRFAETDEFYEQANPLKHINLLGHIH; via the coding sequence ATGACCGAAAGAGATATTACCAAAATAACTGATTATCCCTTAATTCAAAAGCTGGCACAGGCATTGTGGCAGAGTGAAGATTATGGTCATGGGGTAGCCATTATGGTTGGGGCGGGTTTTAGCCGCAGTGCTGCTACAACACAGGATATCAATAAGAAAATGCCAATCTGGGCAAATTTGGCTAAAAAAATTGCTGAAGAACTTGGAGAGGAGGAGCATACAGATGCTTTACGTCTGGCACAAATGTATCAGGATTACTTTGGTAAGCAGACACTGTATGATTTATTGAAAAATGAAATTGATGATGAAATATGGCAGCCGGCAGAGCTTTATCAGCAGTTATTAACTTTACCCTGGACTGAAGTATTAACCACAAACTGGGATACATTGCTGGAGCGTGCGGCCAGAGATATACATGAACCTATCTATGATATTGTCAATAAACAGGAGGATTTAGCCTGCTGTCATTCCCCCCGGATTGTAAAATTACATGGCACAATTAATCTCAGTAGCGATTTGATTTTTACCCAGGAAGATTACCGTCATTATCCGAAGAAATACGGCATTTTTGTTAATTTTGTCCGGCAGGTGTTTGTAGAAAACGAATTATGCCTGATAGGTTTTTCCGGTGATGATCCGAATTTTCTCCAATGGATAGGCTGGGTAAGGGATAATCTTCAAAGCAATGCGCGACGTATTTATCTGGTAGGTGCATTGAATTTATCTTCTGCTAAACGTAAGTATCTGGAAAGTTTGAATGTAGCACCTATTGATTTATTTGAGCTTGTTGCCGATATCGATAATAGAGATTTAAAACATAAAACAGCAATTGAATTGTTTTTAACACAACTGTCAAACTTAGAGGTAAAGAAAGTCTGGGATTGGCTTCCTAAACAATTCGATGAAATTATTAAGCTTTATTCACGTAACCAAGGAGAAATAAAAATAGATGAAGCTCTTTCCGCTTTAAGAAAGGATAGAGAATCATATCCAGAATGGATTATTTGTCCTAATCCTTTAAGAGTTTATGTAGAGATGCAAATAAATAAATTCTGGTTTTTCATTCCTGATATTTTTAAACAACAAGTAAATATTAGAAACCAGCTTCTTTATGAATTGGTATGGAGATATGGAATAATTTTTAATTTTAATATTAATAAAAATATTCGAACCATATTACTGGAAATATGTGAACCTGATGTTAATAGTGGCTTATCTGTAAAACAGCATTTAGAAATAGCTTTATATTTACTTAAATGTACTCGGTTCATAAAAGAAGATTCTGACCAGCAAGAGATTATAGATAAAACTGCAAGAATCTTAAGAGAAAACAGCAGATATTGGAGTGAAGGGCTTGTTGAACTTTATTATCATCAAATTCTTGTAGCACGGGATAAATTGAATTATCCACTGATGGAAGAATTAGTAAATACAATTCAGGGGGTTGATCCAATATGGAAACTAAGGAAAGCATTTATTTTATCGGAAATAGCTTGCTATGAAGAAAGCATTGGTTTAATAGATGAAGCTTATACAGAACTTGTACTCGGATATCGTAATAATAGAAATTCAATTTTTATTTTATCAAGATTAGCATGGGCTCATATGCTGAAAAGTATAACAGATCGTGTACAGCATAAACATAAGACTTTAATATTTTCGGGCTCAAAGTATAGTCAGCAAAATTGTAATCCATATGACATAATTGATTATTTAGAAGCAAAGTTATCAGAATCTATTAAATATAAAAAACAGCCAACATATGTAGAATCTTTCGATTCGGGAAAAATTATAGAAAATTCTCCAACATTAAAATTTAACTCTGTTATTGAAATTCCTCCAGCAATTTTGTTTGATAATATCTGTAATATTGTCGGTTTATCTATTCAATGGCCTAATTTGATATATATTAAAAAAATTTTAATTGATATGGTTAATCTTGTTGAAACAAATTATTGGATGAAATTTTTTTTATTAATAAAAATTAGTGATAACAGTGAATTTGAACAATTAGAGAAAATATATAATAGAATAACAATTGCTCAATTAACCTATGATGAGGTAGATAAAATTGTAAAATGCTGCTCCGAAGCAGTAGAGTATTGGAAAAATAAAATAATAAAGGAATATGGTAATAACAATAAAATAGAATATTTGATCAATTATTTATCAAATTTTATTAAAATTTTAGCCAGATTCCAACTCCGGCTTTCATCAGAAGAAGCAAAAAAATATTATAGATTGGCTTTAGATTTGTATAAAAATAATTGGCCTTTCTATATGATTTTTGAAAACTCAATAAGTGATCTATTAAATTATTCATTGCAAAGTATTCCTACTAAGCAACATCATGAACTTCTTACAGAGGCATTACAGTTTCCTATAAACAATAAATTGTTGAATCCTATAATTCAGCATCCTGGTAAACGTAAAGCTGATAATCAACTTGATTATGCAATTAATGAATTAATTAAATATATAAATTATTCATCTAGAATCAATTTAAAAATAGTGGATCGCATTCTTCCTTTGATAAATAATAAATTTCTTTATGAGAATGAAGAAAAACAATTGATTCTAAATCTATATGGAAAAAATCCTGATTATCAAGATTTACTTCATCACAATAACATTTTTTGTCCCGATTTTTTTCTAAAAATTCCACCTAGAAAAAACATAGAACAAGTATACAGTTTAATTATTGATATGGTATTTACAGTACCACCTTCTGATGATTTAGACTTTTTAGAGAAATTATTAATTATACTTTTATGGCAAAAAAAAGAATTAAAACCTGATATCAAGATAATAATCGAATATTTCGATTATTTTACAGGTTGGGAATATGATGAACAACAAAATAAAGAAAAGATGCTTATTTCTGTTTCTGAATTTGTAAACCTAAAGAAAAAAATAAAATTAGAATGTATAGGTTGTATTTTATATTATCTAGTACAATATTTTCCTAAAGAATATTTAAATAAAGATAATTTTGAAAAATTTTATTCTTTCTATATAGAAAATAATGGTTTTTTAGAAAAATATTACACAATTAGGACATTTGTTCCTTTTGTATTAAATAATTCCCAATTAGATAAAGAAGTAATAGATATAATTAAAATGGGATTGAGAAGCAAAAATGAACTAGTAGTTTGTGATGCAGCTAAAGCAATTCTCGAATGGGGAAATAAATTATCAGATAGAATCGTGATACGTCCGTTAATTAATAAATTGATTAACCATGTAGAGTCAGTAAAATTAGTAGGCATAGTAAATATTTTACCAGTTATCAATGAGATGCTGAATCAAGGCTGGCTAACTAATGATGATATTAATATTTTAATTGAAAACTTACCAGAAATTTATAATGAATGCGACTATAGATATATTACTGATAATAATACTATAGAAATTAGCTTATTTCCCACAATTCGGGCAAGATGTGTGAAACTAGCGCGGGATATTCTGAAACGAAGTAATCAATTAAATTTAGACTTACAAGATATATTGGAAGAAGCTAAAAATGATGCATTGCCAGAGGTGCGTTTTGCTGAAACTGATGAATTTTATGAACAAGCTAATCCGCTAAAGCATATTAATTTGCTAGGCCATATTCATTAA
- a CDS encoding DUF3683 domain-containing protein, whose product MSTQASQRIREIPYNYTSYSDREIVIRLLGSHSWDLLQQLREQRRTGRSARMLFEILGDIWAVIRNPYLIDDLLEHQHRQLALVKEMRHRLSEIQKRRDNNQMVEQLIKSTEQAISDFDSSFGKTRSKREQVFNRLRKITHKDNIMFDGLARVSHVTDATDWRVEYPFVVINPDHEKEVAPLVRALIELELTIIPRGGGTGYTGGAIPMDAMSAVINTEKLDQYSPVALQQLPGLEGTYPVITCGAGVVTRRVEEAASAAGWVFAVDPTSADACCIGGNVAMNAGGKKAVLWGTTLDNLAWWKMVNPQGQWLKIERVRHNFGKIHDETTAIFDIHTLDNDGYSILKTERLEVPGQRFRKVGLGKDVTDKFLAGVPGVQKEGTDGIITSAAFVLHRMPKYTRTICMEFFGTVANATPSIVEVRNYMLNHKTVKLAGLEHLDWRYVRAVGYATKAAGKGRPKMVLLADIVSDDENEVQAAAAHIVRLANARCGEGFIAVTPEARKTFWLDRSRTAAIARHTNAFKINEDVVIPLEQLGSYSDGIERINIELSIQNKLALCAAIIEYLQTKLPVDKLDTDLSSAELLGSRKQHALDYITGIQTRWTWLLNHLDTPLADYLQQFPQKLEDNEPAGDQSCFIAMRDFHLRVSIKRDIMQPLAEIFSGKTDTLILEKLDEIHRHIIRGRVFVALHMHAGDGNVHTNIPVNSDDYDMLQTAHHAVDRIMALARSLNGVISGEHGIGITKIDYLTQAEMQPYWDYKQQVDPHGHFNRGKLMPGANLDKAYTPSFELLGVESLIMEQSELGKIAHSIKDCLRCGKCKPVCSTHVPRANLLYSPRNKILGVGLLTEAFLYEEQTRRGVSLKHFDELNSVADHCTVCHRCIKPCPVKIDFGDVTVAMRNYLRKAGKKKFNPTVYMGMAFLNATDPRTIKALRTGVVKAGFRLQNWGYEMGKHFSLGWLKRQKTAPRATTAKPEIREQVIHFINRPLPRHVPIKTARALLNIEDSTTVPIIRNPQISDEAEAVFYFPGCGSERLFSQIGLATQAMLWHVGVQTVLPPGYLCCGYPQTAGGNKDKGDKITMDNRVLFHRVANTLNYLDIKTVVVSCGTCYDQLKDYHFDKIFPGCRILDIHEYLLEKGLKLNGVKGRQYLYHDPCHTPIKITQPIKVVNELMGQNVPLSDRCCGESGMFAVSRPDIATQVRFRKQEEIEKGKAKLPQGEPVKILTSCPACLQGLSRYTDDANIKADYVVIEMAKHILGENWQDEFVQKASNGGIERVLL is encoded by the coding sequence ATGAGCACACAAGCCAGTCAGCGTATACGCGAAATCCCCTATAACTACACCTCCTATTCCGACAGGGAAATAGTCATCCGCCTGCTCGGCAGCCATTCATGGGATTTATTGCAACAGCTGCGCGAGCAAAGACGAACCGGCCGCTCAGCACGAATGCTGTTTGAAATACTCGGAGATATCTGGGCAGTTATCCGCAATCCTTACCTAATTGACGACCTGCTCGAACACCAGCACCGCCAGCTGGCGCTGGTTAAAGAAATGCGCCATCGCCTCAGCGAAATTCAGAAACGGCGCGACAACAACCAGATGGTCGAGCAGCTGATAAAAAGCACCGAGCAGGCTATCAGCGATTTTGACAGCAGCTTTGGTAAAACCCGCAGCAAACGCGAACAGGTATTCAACCGCCTGCGTAAAATCACCCACAAAGACAACATTATGTTCGACGGGCTGGCGCGCGTTAGCCACGTTACCGATGCTACCGACTGGCGTGTTGAATACCCTTTTGTAGTTATCAACCCGGATCACGAAAAAGAAGTCGCACCGCTTGTACGCGCTTTAATTGAGCTGGAGCTCACCATCATTCCGCGTGGCGGCGGTACCGGCTATACCGGTGGCGCCATTCCGATGGACGCCATGAGCGCCGTGATTAATACCGAAAAACTTGACCAGTACAGCCCGGTTGCCTTACAGCAACTGCCCGGGCTGGAAGGCACTTATCCGGTAATTACCTGCGGTGCCGGAGTAGTTACCCGCCGTGTAGAAGAAGCCGCCAGTGCTGCCGGCTGGGTTTTTGCCGTAGACCCGACATCAGCCGATGCCTGCTGTATCGGCGGCAACGTAGCCATGAATGCCGGCGGTAAAAAAGCCGTATTATGGGGCACCACTCTGGATAATCTGGCGTGGTGGAAAATGGTCAACCCGCAGGGGCAATGGCTGAAAATAGAACGTGTACGCCATAATTTCGGCAAAATCCACGACGAAACCACCGCCATATTTGACATACATACCCTTGATAACGACGGCTACAGCATCCTTAAAACCGAGCGTCTCGAAGTACCCGGGCAGCGTTTCCGCAAAGTAGGTCTGGGTAAAGACGTTACCGATAAATTCCTTGCCGGTGTACCGGGTGTGCAGAAAGAAGGCACGGATGGCATCATCACCTCTGCTGCTTTTGTTTTACACCGCATGCCTAAATACACCCGTACCATCTGTATGGAGTTTTTCGGCACCGTAGCCAATGCCACCCCGTCCATCGTCGAAGTGCGCAATTACATGCTTAACCATAAAACCGTCAAACTGGCGGGGCTGGAGCATCTCGACTGGCGCTACGTGCGCGCCGTAGGCTACGCCACCAAGGCAGCAGGCAAAGGCCGCCCGAAAATGGTATTACTGGCCGACATCGTTTCAGATGATGAAAATGAAGTACAGGCAGCAGCAGCTCATATCGTGCGGCTGGCCAACGCCCGCTGCGGCGAAGGCTTTATCGCCGTTACCCCTGAAGCACGCAAAACTTTCTGGCTCGACCGCTCACGTACGGCCGCCATCGCCCGCCATACCAACGCGTTTAAAATCAATGAAGACGTTGTTATCCCTCTTGAACAGCTTGGCAGCTATTCCGACGGTATCGAACGCATCAACATTGAGCTGTCGATTCAGAACAAACTTGCCCTGTGCGCGGCCATCATCGAATATCTGCAAACCAAACTGCCAGTAGATAAACTCGATACCGACCTTTCCAGCGCCGAGCTGCTCGGCTCCCGCAAACAGCATGCCCTTGATTACATCACCGGTATCCAGACCCGCTGGACATGGCTGCTCAACCATCTCGACACACCACTGGCCGACTATCTGCAGCAGTTTCCGCAAAAACTCGAAGACAACGAACCGGCTGGCGACCAGAGCTGCTTTATCGCCATGCGTGATTTTCATCTGCGCGTATCCATTAAACGCGACATCATGCAGCCACTGGCCGAAATATTCAGCGGTAAAACCGATACCTTGATACTGGAAAAACTCGACGAAATTCACCGCCATATCATCCGCGGCCGTGTCTTCGTTGCCCTGCATATGCATGCCGGTGACGGCAATGTCCATACCAACATTCCGGTTAATTCCGACGACTACGACATGCTGCAAACCGCCCATCATGCCGTAGACCGCATCATGGCACTGGCACGCAGCCTTAACGGCGTTATTTCCGGTGAGCACGGCATCGGCATTACCAAAATCGACTACCTGACACAGGCAGAAATGCAGCCCTATTGGGATTACAAACAGCAGGTAGACCCGCACGGCCATTTTAACCGCGGCAAACTGATGCCCGGTGCCAACCTCGACAAAGCCTATACACCCTCATTTGAGCTGCTGGGCGTAGAATCCCTGATTATGGAACAGTCCGAGCTGGGTAAAATTGCCCATTCCATCAAAGACTGTCTGCGCTGCGGTAAATGTAAACCCGTGTGCAGTACCCATGTACCGCGCGCTAACCTGCTGTACTCACCGCGCAATAAAATTCTGGGTGTCGGTCTGCTTACCGAAGCCTTCCTGTACGAAGAGCAAACACGCCGCGGCGTTTCCCTGAAACATTTTGATGAACTAAACAGCGTGGCCGATCACTGTACTGTATGTCACCGCTGCATAAAACCCTGTCCGGTAAAAATCGACTTTGGCGACGTCACCGTAGCCATGCGCAACTACCTGCGCAAAGCCGGTAAAAAGAAATTCAATCCCACCGTCTACATGGGCATGGCCTTTCTTAACGCCACCGACCCCAGAACCATCAAAGCCCTGCGTACAGGCGTCGTTAAAGCCGGCTTCAGACTGCAAAACTGGGGCTATGAAATGGGTAAGCACTTTAGCCTTGGCTGGCTGAAGCGCCAGAAAACCGCACCGCGTGCTACCACTGCCAAGCCGGAAATCCGCGAACAGGTAATACACTTTATCAACCGCCCTTTACCGCGCCACGTACCGATTAAAACAGCCCGTGCCCTGCTGAATATCGAAGACAGCACCACCGTACCGATTATCCGCAATCCGCAGATCAGCGATGAAGCCGAAGCCGTTTTCTACTTTCCCGGCTGCGGCTCCGAGCGACTGTTCAGCCAGATAGGTCTCGCTACTCAGGCCATGCTCTGGCATGTAGGCGTGCAAACCGTCTTACCGCCGGGCTATCTGTGCTGCGGCTATCCGCAAACCGCCGGCGGTAATAAAGACAAAGGCGATAAAATCACCATGGACAACCGCGTACTGTTCCATCGTGTAGCCAATACCCTGAACTATCTTGATATCAAAACCGTAGTCGTAAGTTGCGGAACCTGTTACGACCAGCTCAAAGATTATCACTTCGATAAAATTTTCCCCGGCTGCCGCATACTCGATATTCATGAATACCTGCTGGAAAAAGGGCTGAAACTGAACGGCGTAAAAGGCCGGCAATACCTGTATCACGACCCCTGCCATACCCCGATTAAAATCACACAGCCGATAAAAGTTGTGAATGAGCTGATGGGGCAGAACGTACCTCTGTCAGACCGCTGCTGCGGTGAATCCGGCATGTTTGCCGTCAGCCGGCCGGATATCGCCACACAGGTACGCTTCCGCAAACAGGAGGAAATTGAAAAAGGCAAAGCCAAGCTGCCTCAGGGTGAACCGGTAAAAATCCTCACCAGCTGCCCCGCCTGCCTGCAAGGCCTGAGTCGCTATACTGATGATGCAAATATCAAGGCCGATTATGTAGTGATTGAAATGGCCAAACATATACTGGGCGAAAACTGGCAGGATGAATTTGTGCAGAAAGCCAGTAACGGAGGGATTGAGCGGGTGTTACTGTAA
- a CDS encoding CsgG/HfaB family protein — MKKIYLTLLSASLLSACATETSQVINTPKVATYQQAYNGIKTQLAVGKFDSRGNLGGGIFSNSNNQLTSQAKTILMTDLQQTGRFIVLDRTNLDEIRNEANINGMQQKLKGARYIVTGDISEFGRKTIGDEQLFGILGQGKTQVAYAKVTLNIIDVQTAEIVYSSQGAGEFKLSTREILGTGGYASYDGTLNGKVLDLAIREAVNNLVNGIESGQWNPQP; from the coding sequence ATGAAAAAAATTTATCTTACCCTGCTGAGTGCCAGCCTGCTATCCGCTTGTGCAACAGAAACATCACAAGTAATCAACACTCCCAAAGTAGCCACTTATCAGCAAGCATACAACGGCATAAAAACTCAGCTGGCTGTAGGGAAGTTTGACAGCCGTGGTAATCTGGGCGGCGGTATTTTCAGCAACAGCAATAATCAGCTTACCAGTCAGGCGAAAACCATTCTGATGACTGATTTACAGCAAACAGGTCGTTTTATTGTTCTGGATCGTACTAATCTGGATGAAATCCGTAATGAAGCCAATATCAACGGTATGCAACAAAAGCTCAAGGGCGCGCGCTACATTGTAACTGGTGATATTTCAGAATTCGGACGTAAAACTATAGGTGATGAACAGTTATTCGGCATTCTTGGTCAGGGAAAAACTCAGGTAGCCTATGCCAAAGTTACCCTTAACATCATTGATGTGCAAACAGCAGAAATCGTTTATTCAAGTCAGGGTGCCGGAGAATTCAAACTTTCCACACGCGAAATACTCGGTACCGGCGGCTATGCCAGCTATGACGGAACCCTTAACGGAAAAGTGCTTGATTTAGCCATTCGAGAAGCAGTAAACAATCTGGTTAATGGCATTGAATCAGGACAATGGAATCCTCAGCCTTAA